The proteins below are encoded in one region of Paenarthrobacter ilicis:
- a CDS encoding 50S ribosomal protein bL37 has product MSKRARKRRDRKRGGANHGKRPNT; this is encoded by the coding sequence ATGAGCAAGCGTGCACGTAAGCGTCGTGACCGTAAGCGTGGCGGCGCGAACCACGGCAAGCGCCCCAACACCTAA